The following is a genomic window from Leptidea sinapis chromosome 1, ilLepSina1.1, whole genome shotgun sequence.
TCCCGTTTAAATGCTAAAGACCAGTGATCAGTTAACCAGAAACACTTGAATACTTCTTTCTTCTCGaaagttttagtttttttaagaaaCTCTTTGTTTTCTAGTGTGAGGTGCTCTTTCACAAAGGTGTTTCTCTATTCCACAAGGATTCTATAtaattgtacaattaataatCTTTTTCTTTTTAAGGCTGTAATTTCACCTTATACATTCGGTTCTGTGTGCTTCTAGCTGGATCagttaccatcagatgacccgtacgctcgctagTAGTCAGTACTTCAAatccacaaaaaaaatatttgaatgaaataagctttatttattttaagtcttCATACTTATTTATAGTAACCGAATCATCGATGCTGCGTAACTTATAGAACATGTAACGAAGCAGACGAGCTTCATACGTGACCGTTTGCTTAGCTTTGTTGTTGGCGTCGTCTGAGTATGAGCTTTCTATCACAGTACTCACGTGTCGGCCGTAAATTTCACATCCTTCTAGAAACTGTAAACACTCTTTTATAGTATTATCCTTTACtacaattaaatgtttcgctaAATTTTCAAGAAAAGATAGAAAGCATCTTTTTGCGTAAAACCATGTGTCAGTGCCCAGACGCTTGTTGAACGGTTCAAGTGATTTAATAACCCTTGAGATACCGAACTCGTAATTACCTTTAGCGCAATATAACGTGCCAATCACAAGATTTACTATGCATAAATGATAAAACTTCTTTTCTGGATCCTCAAATATTTGCTGTTCTTCTTCTTTTTCGATTTTTCTCATAATGTCTTCAGCTTCTTCGttttgtgacgtcataatataTGAAACGCAAAGATTTGCTAATACAACAGcacttatttctaatatattatcatattgcTTCTTGACTATAGGTTCATAAAAACTAGCAGCTTCTTTATATTTGTTTTCTTGCATGAATAACACGTGTGCTacatttaatcgccaaacgtcAGATTCGTTACAAAACTCCACAGATTTTCGGAAAATCTTTTCAACTTGTCCATAATTGTCTTTATCCCAATAGATTCTTGCTTGAGCCATTACAACTGGAATATACCTCTCAAGTGTTTCTTCATATTCTACTACGGCTTTTTTGACTTGGTCGTTGTCCCCATGGGAACGACTTTCTTGCACTACTTTAGTTAATTTTCTTAATTGTTCTGTATGCTTTGAGGCAATGTCTTCATATTTCTGAAAGGCTTCTTCAGGTGACGTTTGGCTAGTTATTATAGCATCAAGAAAATCGTAAAGATACGGTGTGAGATATTTATACGTAAGTTGTGCATTTTCAGCCAGAACATCTGCAGCTAAGTCATAGTATTCGAATTTGCAATACAATATAAGTAGATTTGCAAATGTTTCAAATGGAAACGGATCTTGTTGTAGCAGGAAATGTAATTTTTCGAATCCATCAGTAGGATTTATATCCATTGAAGTTAGAGCAATATTGTGAAGAGTTACAGCATCCAATTCATGTTCTAGCCTTGGAGGCATATCTGATAGGGCTTCTTTGGCtgcatttatgttttttaattgatattcGATTgcagattttaaattaaacacttcTATGAGTGCTGTTTCATGTAGTATTAGTGAATTACCAACTGACTTGACTTCAGAATTTTCTGCTTGCATTCCAACAGACAGCTCAGGGTGATCTCGAATTCCTTTTTCAATCACTAGAGTAATATGTTTAAGGGCTTGAGGATATTCTTTAAGCTTAAAGTAACATAAAGCAATGTTATAGTGAAGGTGTGAATTAAAGCCTAATATGTTTAAACTTCTAGAAAACTTAACTAAAGCCTCTTCATACTGGTTCTCTTTGTATAGCAAGCACCCAAGATTAATATCTTTATCAGGATCATCGTGAGGGTAGGAGTCTACTAAATTTTTTGCAGAAATAGTGTCTTCCTCTCCGTATTTGATAGCTGATTGAAGTTTTGTAACTTTCTTTTCTAACTCGGGCGCCGAAATTTGTAATGTGACTTTGTAAGCTTCATCGAACATTGAGGCTTCATGTAACGACTGGGCAAAGTAGAGTTTATACTCTGGTACTTCGGGATGCATAGCCGACAGCTGCTCGTAGCAGTTGGCAGCTTCTACAACTGACTGAAGTCTATAATAGCAGTATCCAAGCAAGGAGAGACCGGCTCTATTTGGGTTACAGTTCATCGCGTCGTTCAAGGTTTTTATAGCTTCTTCGTATCTACATTCTTTGATCTGAAATCGATAAAACAAAAAGATGAATAAGTTTTTGTTCCGAGTTTAAAATTGTAACAATTTAATCAATCAGACGCGATTTTGGCTGATTTACAACAACTTTAATACGATGAGATACGCAGTGGTAAACGCTTATCTTGACTATATCAAATACCCTTGTAGACTACAAAGGTAGATGACGTACACGTGCTTAGCACATGAAAACTATCACACAGTTGTAGTCTAGGTGACATTACACTTACTTATCCGGTATGTACTATCAAGCAGGTTGCATTAGCCCCGCGGTTGCcaaaattatatgtttatattaaatcaTCACATATTAGCAAACAAATCATACCAAAAACGCcatcaaaatcaaaatagttTGCGATCAAAATTAGTTTGAATCCTTGTAGAAAGAAACACTATAGTTTTTGGAGTCAGAAAATACCGCAtcctgtttaatatattttgtccaCCATGACTAAGTAAGTCAAAGTTCAGGTTATGTAAGTAAAGTTGCTATTTCTACCTGACATCTGTATATTACAACActgtgtttattaaaaaatctgtAGTGTATTGAAATGTAACcactaataataaaaagaaatcagAACCCCTTAGATtcaagataaaaaataataaaaaaaaaagccgacttaaaaaaatctatctcaaaagatatgcactaaaaagtttaaaaataattgcgtatttttatacaatgtaattaatctatttctagttatgattattgttatttttcattaaattatattctttaaatattacTTGTATGCCTTATGTGGTGGTATTTAAGTACCAGGCAGTGAAAGTAGCGTCAAAATGGATTCAATTCACTCGTTTCGAATATTTCCCcgaataaacaaacataaaaaattcaagattatatatttattgttaaagtcTCATGTTAACTAATCTTAATTCTTATCTGTCATTATCGTCTTATCGTTACATAATCTTAATTCTTAAGcgtaatttcaaattaattcgTGGGTAgtcctaaatatataaaaattaataaataaaaaaatacttaattgtaatttaaaaaaaaaaacattaaaggaGAATAACCACTTTCTTGGCGGTGGTAGTTACTGAAACAAAGTACTTTGTACTACATCAACATACCATAATACCAATACAAACCGTACTggtataggtaggtacctacctatatttacagtttttatttgactttgctCGTAGAAagagtatattatatagaatccATAGTCTTAAGACTTTGCTAGATAGCAGGGCTCACGAGATGTCgtaattttttaattcatgAAAGCTGCTATAAGCACACTTGTAGAACTTGTTGTTATagcaaataattacaaaataagctGTAGATATTTTGTAACTGTGTCAATTTAAgccaaagaaataaaaataagtaaatcaaaatacgttaaaaattttttggcattttggatttcaaaaattatcccaataTCGATCTCTGCGCcctagaaaacctcggatatagctGAAAACGGCGCCTCtttcgtctcgctttttcgatTGATCGagttaaaatgaaatgaaatgaaaatcgtgacgattttctacaaaatttctctagtacgtcgataaagaagtttcacttcaaaagcaTACCGACGCATTGAGAACCTcctacttttttgaagtcggataaaaagagtggccgttaatgttctcacgagATCAATTTTTTCCAACATATGGTATATTTAgtaacttaaaagaaatatttataatgactattcaaagcgcttagcttaagcctaattgaattaagattttttgactttgactttgaatacttataacatcatgtggcgtcgtacattatagcctcctatcaatatctaccaagaaacataaaaaaatatcctagcggaggaactcggggtatatagtacattcatagctggcaacatatttttttattggcgtctgttttgtttacaaaatattttgctgattttacgaatgtattagcttaaattaaaaaaattgaaatagtatttaggtgtgaaatgtgatttccttatcataatttttatgataAGACGCTTTGTGACACCCTTACACTGCACAGTaattcatttttcaattaaatttcgcgcactgattgtcctggaagttgtcagaatgacactgacgcggcggaAACCGTATGTGTCGACTTGGTGGGGCACTGCCGTGGTCCCAgataaaaatttttgtttacaaaataatacaataattcaaaaagaaaaaagCATAATATCATAGGCACCTAACAATCTCGTAACATTTTCTTTAAAAGCAGCAGCATGGGAGAAGATTGCTTAAGGTAGgttttggcaaatggctgatCAAACGGGTCAGCTCCAACCTGCGCACGCGTTGGTAATGGGCGAGGAACTATTAAGCTGATGGACTGCACAAGTGATAATTTGTTTACTTACATTTAACTCATTTTGTCAACATTTGTATAAATTGTAACAAATACCTACTGTTCgaccaataaataaaaaatggagGGGACAACGCGTATAAATGCATgtgcattatttattttatatacttaccaCGTTAATTGTATTTACAGTTGACTAATTAAACTATTAGCTACACTCTTTAcatagtaaaatttaactttttta
Proteins encoded in this region:
- the LOC126969974 gene encoding tetratricopeptide repeat protein 30A: MDYLQIPDGQYTKTIYTMIKECRYEEAIKTLNDAMNCNPNRAGLSLLGYCYYRLQSVVEAANCYEQLSAMHPEVPEYKLYFAQSLHEASMFDEAYKVTLQISAPELEKKVTKLQSAIKYGEEDTISAKNLVDSYPHDDPDKDINLGCLLYKENQYEEALVKFSRSLNILGFNSHLHYNIALCYFKLKEYPQALKHITLVIEKGIRDHPELSVGMQAENSEVKSVGNSLILHETALIEVFNLKSAIEYQLKNINAAKEALSDMPPRLEHELDAVTLHNIALTSMDINPTDGFEKLHFLLQQDPFPFETFANLLILYCKFEYYDLAADVLAENAQLTYKYLTPYLYDFLDAIITSQTSPEEAFQKYEDIASKHTEQLRKLTKVVQESRSHGDNDQVKKAVVEYEETLERYIPVVMAQARIYWDKDNYGQVEKIFRKSVEFCNESDVWRLNVAHVLFMQENKYKEAASFYEPIVKKQYDNILEISAVVLANLCVSYIMTSQNEEAEDIMRKIEKEEEQQIFEDPEKKFYHLCIVNLVIGTLYCAKGNYEFGISRVIKSLEPFNKRLGTDTWFYAKRCFLSFLENLAKHLIVVKDNTIKECLQFLEGCEIYGRHVSTVIESSYSDDANNKAKQTVTYEARLLRYMFYKLRSIDDSVTINKYEDLK